A region of Cheilinus undulatus linkage group 10, ASM1832078v1, whole genome shotgun sequence DNA encodes the following proteins:
- the LOC121516590 gene encoding ribonuclease-like 3: protein MRILLSGSLLLSATLLCINANVNERYQKFRNQHIIGEMSANRCDAVIGSRRISETDSNECKETNTFILANANTIRNICGQAGEPYDQLTKSLQPFSIVVCTLRNAGARHPRCEYRGRARTRRIAIRCEGGFPVHFGRDIVHFEN from the coding sequence ATGAGGATCCTACTTTCCGGGTCACTGCTGCTTTCTGCCACTCTTCTGTGCATCAATGCGAATGTGAATGAACGTTACCAGAAGTTTAGAAATCAGCACATCATAGGGGAAATGAGCGCGAACAGATGTGACGCCGTAATAGGAAGCAGACGCATCTCTGAAACCGACAGCAATGAGTGCAAAGAGACCAACACCTTCATCCTAGCTAATGCCAATACCATCAGAAACATCTGTGGGCAGGCAGGAGAGCCCTATGATCAGCTGACCAAAAGTCTGCAACCCTTCTCGATTGTTGTCTGTACGCTTCGAAACGCAGGAGCCAGGCATCCACGGTGTGAGTATCGGGGTCGAGCTCGCACCAGAAGAATTGCTATCAGATGTGAAGGAGGCTTTCCAGTGCACTTTGGAAGGGACATCGTACATTTTGAAAACTGA
- the LOC121516644 gene encoding uncharacterized protein LOC121516644 isoform X2 produces the protein MLSIFGIALLLLCHGNALISVKTVELGEPGILTCLLPDLEYSNARVKWYKQSTDDTLVLITTLMKNTANPRFEKGFPLSRFSANYTTTMSTLTISQTVSDDEALYHCAITTWTEDQWRGTYLSLKGNIRKAADHTVAHLLTVSHPEDSVTLRCSVVSGSLKRSCPGEHSVHLFGARPDKSHAIIKTKGNRDDGCDKKSNGDSSPKSCVYHYSKNISSADNKTYYCAVATCGEILFGNGTKQDTEDAVSLQENVAKMHSKRDGEMWMYTAVTFNLMKTGCGGTRDKNEVDQERIYAAIKAFGWD, from the exons ATGTTGAGCATTTTTGGGATTGCACTGCTTCTTCTTTGTCATGGGA atGCCCTGATCTCTGTGAAAACAGTTGAGCTCGGTGAACCAGGGATCCTGACATGTCTGCTGCCCGATCTTGAGTATAGTAACGCACGAGTCAAGTGGTACAAACAGAGCACCGATGATACGCTTGTGCTCATCACTACTCTGATGAAAAATACTGCAAACCCTAGATTTGAAAAAGGATTTCCTTTGTCAAGATTCAGTGCAAACTATACCACAACCATGAGCACCCTGACTATTTCACAGACTGTCTCAGACGATGAGGCTCTGTATCACTGTGCCATAACAACCTGGACTGAGGATCAGTGGAGAGGAAcatatttgtctttaaaag GAAACATCAGAAAGGCAGCAGACCATACAGTTGCTCATTTGCTGACAGTTTCTCATCCAGAAGACTCAGTAACTCTCCGATGTTCAGTTGTCTCGGGCTCCCTAAAGAGGTCCTGTCCCGGTGAACACAGCGTGCACTTGTTTGGAGCCAGACCAGATAAATCACATGCAATCATCAAGACTAAAGGAAATAGAGATGATGGATGTGACAAGAAATCTAATGGTGATTCCTCTCCAAAGAGCTGTGTTTATCACTACTCCAAGAACATCAGCTCCGCTGACAATAAGACTTACTATTGCGCTGTGGCCACGTGTGGAGagattttatttggaaatggAACCAAACAGGACACTGAAG ATGCAGTTTCCCTGCAGGAAAATGTTGCAAAGATGCATTCAAAG agagatggagagatgtgGATGTATACTGCTGTGACTTTTAACTTGATGAAAACCGGCTGTGGTGGAACAAGGGATAAAAATGAAGTGGACCAAGAGAGGATCTACGCTGCTATCAAGGCTTTTGGATGGGATTAA
- the LOC121516644 gene encoding uncharacterized protein LOC121516644 isoform X1, whose product MLSIFGIALLLLCHGNALISVKTVELGEPGILTCLLPDLEYSNARVKWYKQSTDDTLVLITTLMKNTANPRFEKGFPLSRFSANYTTTMSTLTISQTVSDDEALYHCAITTWTEDQWRGTYLSLKGNIRKAADHTVAHLLTVSHPEDSVTLRCSVVSGSLKRSCPGEHSVHLFGARPDKSHAIIKTKGNRDDGCDKKSNGDSSPKSCVYHYSKNISSADNKTYYCAVATCGEILFGNGTKQDTEGLSLLPFELKKENLVLCLLSVILVICVIVMALIIYGIKKSKCDCCNDKDAVSLQENVAKMHSKRDGEMWMYTAVTFNLMKTGCGGTRDKNEVDQERIYAAIKAFGWD is encoded by the exons ATGTTGAGCATTTTTGGGATTGCACTGCTTCTTCTTTGTCATGGGA atGCCCTGATCTCTGTGAAAACAGTTGAGCTCGGTGAACCAGGGATCCTGACATGTCTGCTGCCCGATCTTGAGTATAGTAACGCACGAGTCAAGTGGTACAAACAGAGCACCGATGATACGCTTGTGCTCATCACTACTCTGATGAAAAATACTGCAAACCCTAGATTTGAAAAAGGATTTCCTTTGTCAAGATTCAGTGCAAACTATACCACAACCATGAGCACCCTGACTATTTCACAGACTGTCTCAGACGATGAGGCTCTGTATCACTGTGCCATAACAACCTGGACTGAGGATCAGTGGAGAGGAAcatatttgtctttaaaag GAAACATCAGAAAGGCAGCAGACCATACAGTTGCTCATTTGCTGACAGTTTCTCATCCAGAAGACTCAGTAACTCTCCGATGTTCAGTTGTCTCGGGCTCCCTAAAGAGGTCCTGTCCCGGTGAACACAGCGTGCACTTGTTTGGAGCCAGACCAGATAAATCACATGCAATCATCAAGACTAAAGGAAATAGAGATGATGGATGTGACAAGAAATCTAATGGTGATTCCTCTCCAAAGAGCTGTGTTTATCACTACTCCAAGAACATCAGCTCCGCTGACAATAAGACTTACTATTGCGCTGTGGCCACGTGTGGAGagattttatttggaaatggAACCAAACAGGACACTGAAG gactcaGCTTGTTGCCCTTtgagttaaagaaagaaaatctggTTTTATGTCTGCTGAGTGTGATCCTGGTTATATGTGTGATTGTAATGGCCCTCATCATCTATGGCATCAAGAAAAGCAAATGTGATTGTTGCAATGATAAAG ATGCAGTTTCCCTGCAGGAAAATGTTGCAAAGATGCATTCAAAG agagatggagagatgtgGATGTATACTGCTGTGACTTTTAACTTGATGAAAACCGGCTGTGGTGGAACAAGGGATAAAAATGAAGTGGACCAAGAGAGGATCTACGCTGCTATCAAGGCTTTTGGATGGGATTAA